In Setaria italica strain Yugu1 chromosome I, Setaria_italica_v2.0, whole genome shotgun sequence, the genomic window CAGAAGTGGTTtcaatattttattatttttttactatttATTATGCAAATAACAATATTAAGACAAAAGGCAAGAAATTGATCTAATACAGTGTGAAACCATAGGTTCTACTTAAACAAGTTGTAGATTTGCAGATTTGGAGCATACATGATAAATGGAATCTAACAAAATTTGTTCCAAAATTTTTagatcatcacatgatttataaagcatttaacaaATCtggaacaaaataaatcatagagtAAGACCTACAACAGTAGCATGCACATACTCAATTTTGCAATAAACTAGGTATCAACCGGAACATAACAAAATaagattcataatttttggatcTACACATCTTTTACTATGAGTTAAATAAAATTCACCCATTAACAAGCAACACATCAtcaatcttcctttttcttttccctgaaAATCCCGGCCCAAACTACACCTACTCATCTCCACCCCACCCACAACAGCTGACAGCAGGGCCACGGGGTCAACCATCCTAGGCTGGTCAAGAAGCCTGGCCGACCATGGCCACGGGCGAGAGGTTCAGCGcggacagcggcggcgacgccggggaCGACACGGCGCAGAGGGGGAAGCGGCGGAGCGGCTCCCCAAGGCACGGGACTCACTAGCAGGGCCTCCGTGACCGGGAGAAGATGGTGTGGCATGCTCCAGGGGTGGTGGCGGACCGGCggacggaggcggaggaggctcACCGACGGGGGCCCTGCACAGtgagggaggacggtggataagTAGCGACATAGATGCGTGGCATCGCGAGGAAGCTCCAGCTGCAAGGAATTGGCCGGAGACTCACCATCGGTGGTGGATTTCTGACGGAGGCGGCAGCACTCAAGAGAAGGTGGTGGCGGGGATGGAGATGGTGgccggctagggtttcgggggaGGCCGACATCAGCATTTAAAGGAGGAGCGGGGCGAGGGCATGAGGGGGATTTCGCATGGGCGAGGCCACGGTGGCCAGTCCGACGACAGGCGGCCTGCGGGCGCCGCTGGCGCTACCCAACGGGCGAGTGAGCTGgcgcgggagaggaggaagaaggcgctgACAAGTGGGCTCGGCCGATTTTCAAACCATTCAACTTCTCCACTTCAAACAACCCAGCTACTGGCACCCAAAAATCTTCGAAGAATACtcatttgaaaaataaaatcacAAGGAAGACAATGTCACAAGAATAACCTCCAGAACTGATCAGGTTTGCACGCAATTGATAAAAGAAAACAGCTAAAACTGAAActaaaatgaatttttaacatgGGTAAACATTACTAAAGAATTCAGTAAAAAATACTGTAAATTCATCAAATTGCATCTAggatttaaataaaataataggaggCATAGTTGCATAATAGAAAtttgagttgcttcacaagtttgaatttcaacaataaacaacaatttcATGAATTTAATGAATGCTTATGCATTGGTAATCCATTATGCACACATGATGCTCATGTTAACATGTTAAGCTTGTTTAATAACTTTGGGTCATGACAGTATGCCACAGCACCCAGTTTATAGAtgatctcataaggaccaaaaGAACTTGAAAGATGACTTCTTGTTGGAGCGAGCCATAACTGAAGATTGAACACATGTCTGCAACTTCATATGCACGAATCACCCACTGAGAACTGACATTCACTTATATTCTTGTCTGCATGCAGCTTCATACGTTGCTGAGTTCTAGTCAAGTGCTGCTTCAATAAGTCATTCATCATATTACTGTTCCATCCATGTGGAGAGATCAGGAACAGAATTGGATAATTCCAAAATGAGTTGGATCATGGCCATAAAGTGCTTTAAAAGGTGTTGTGTGCAATGATGTGTGGAAGCAAGTGTTGTACCAATACTCATACAAGGATAGCGAGGACGACCGTTGTTGTGGACAAGCATGAACAAAGAAGGGAAGATATGTTTCCAAGCAAGCCATCTTTCTATTGATGATAGGGTGAGCTCATCCGATGTTTGGTACCACATCTTAAATATCTCTTGCCAGAGAGTACCGGTAAAAATATGGTCCTTATCAATGACAATAGACAGGCATGCCAAGATGTTTGTAAATGCTATCCATGAGACATGAGCGACTGTGACCAGTAAAAGGATGTGCTAAGGGAAGGAAGTGTGCATACCTGGAGAATGTCAACCACCACTGGAATGCATAGTACTTCTTAGATCAAGGCAATCCTTCAATAAAGTCCATGGTGATCATTTTCCAAGCATGGTCAGGGAGAGAGGTAATGGTTGTAACTAACCTTGATACTATACATGCATGTGGTCCTGTTTGGTGCAGTGGTGGGGAGAAGCGCTTCTCAAATAAGTTGCACAAAAATGGAAAAAGCTCTTCCTTGAGAAGTGAGTTTGATCCAGCTTCTGCGTTTTAGTATACAAATGGGAGCGGTGGGGAGaagcgcagtcggaagaagttGCAAAAAAGCGTGCTATTTGACTGCTAGTTTCAGCTTGTTTTGGCCATAAGCAGGATTTAAGCTATTCCAAACAAGGCCTCTGTCAGATTTAGCTTGATTACAAACAATAGAAGATTGAACCCAATCTTTGATCATGGTTTCATATTGGACCAATAGAAGAGTTGTTTAATTTGGTATGAGTGAGTGGGAAATCCTTAGTATCCTCCAATTGCACTGTCATGCAATGCTTGAAACACCTGGTGCTGCAGTTCCGGGCTAGAGTTAAGCCAAATCTTGCCTTTGTACTTGATAAAACCCTGCTGACGTGTATACGGCCCTAAAATCCAGTGGAGAGAGTCAACTATAGTAGAAGTTCTTCATCAAAAAAATAACTATAGTAGAAGTTCAGGCAGTTCAGGCAGCCTACCCGCAAAAGCACCGCAGCCACAAAAAGACTAAGCCCGTCGTTTGATGGCTGACTTGTGTAGCTGCATTGTTGCAACATGCGGCAGAAGATGTTCCGGTCCAGCCTGGAGCCTGCAACTGTGAAAGAGTCCCGACTCCTGATCATCCGATGTTGTGGAAGGAACCTACGCTCTAAGCATGACCACGGATAAAGTCATTGCAACAGGTTTCACCTCAAAACAATGCTGGAAGTGCTTGGGCGTTCGCATGGCACTAGTTCACGATACCTCCCAATCCTACACAGTTCCGTTGGAATTACTAATTTCCTACCCACTACTGTAGTCCAGAGGTGAGGCATGATTCAACTTTCAAAACATGGTGACACATCACTATATATTCTCTCATTTTGCCATTCGATGTTCTCAGTGAATTATTGTTGCAACTTGCACCTATATTATGGCTCCATAAATAAAGTGCAATAGATCGTGTTTGGTGCAACAACTACACGGGCACATTAGGTAATAATGTTGGTGTTTCAGCACCAAATCCTTGCCAACTATACCGTACTCCAAAAAATGTGTGTTACCAAAGAAAATGTGGAAGGTAAAGCCAATCTGAGAACTTTATGTGGGAAGTCACTGCCCATGTTAGGGAAAACCTGAAGAGAACCTGAAGAGTACACAACCAGGCAAACTATGTGAAAAAACGTGTCTCTGCATCGCCAACTGTTTAGATTCCATGTGAAGACAAGTGCTGACGATTATTGTTTTGCAAGACAGCAGAGCTACTAGCTTTTTTTATATAATGCCGCTCTGAAGGATTTTATCCGTTCCATCTCAGTCTCTTCAGCTACTCACAGATACTCACCAGCTTCCAGAAAAATCAATCCAAGACCTGTTCTctccaggaaaaaaaataataattaagggAACTCAAAATAAAATTGTCACGTTTCAACTATTTCAATTGGTCATATATAATGGTACTTGCCAATGGTTTTCAGCCTAACTCTCCTATTTCCGGTCTATATTTTTGTTGAAGTATAGCAGCAGGCCAAGTACTGCTACCTAGCACGATCGAAAAGATTAGTATAAAAAAGATCGAACTGTATGATCGCCTTTTATGCATTGGCTGGTGATCACCGGCAAACTGCTAAGGCATAGTGGCTTGTAATAATAGAGAGAGGGTTAGTGGGGGAAGGATACATATACGGTGGAACCGTGGAAGGAATAACGATCTCCAGTGCTGTACAGAAGCAGGAACAGATCCAGCAGGGGTCATTTCCTGTGCCTGGAGTTTACTAGGACGTTCAACCAAGAAATATGGGACTTGGTGCATGGTATCCCATCTCCCATGGCCTTGCAATGGCGAAAACGAACTCAAGCCAAGATTAAATATCCGTGATTGGCTATAACTAGTGTGGCTCTGAAACAAGACCTTGCTGTTGCTCTCTGATGAGGTGACACTCATAATTTGGTGATTCTCAGGAGAAGATTCTGGATTGGACTCAGGTTTTAATACAGCTTCGGTATATAACCTTTACAGAATCTTTCCCACTCGGAACTTGCTTTTGGCATGAGACCTCAAAATTATGAATTTTGAACCGAGAAAAAACAATTGCACATACACCTAGAATCTTGTCCAAAATTTTTATTGTAATTTTCAATTTATTATAGTTCTACTACTTTGTTCTGTCTTCACACCTAGTAAAAATTTTCTAGATCCGCTGTCGTGCAGAAGCAAAGCAATTCCTATCCATACGTTCCCAATGTGCTTATGACGTAGCACATAGTGGATCTTTAGCTAGCGTGTATCATCTTACGAGAAGAAGACAAGTACGAGGCGAAGTAACAGCACAAGCGGATCCAATAATATCTCCTTGCCAATTTATTGCAGCCCCATAACATTAGCTCCCGATGCCTCCAAATCATATAGGTGTTTCCAACGTTAGCTACAGCACTACCATAGGAATTGTCAACAATCTTAGCAGCTTCGAACATTGCAGCACATCATCTCTTTCTCCGTCTATCGATGTTTTAGGTGGATTATGGTTACACCTGTTGCtcccttcccttttcttttaGGCAAAATTTGCTGTGGGATATGCAAAGTGATATCGATTTGCTGATGGATACTGAAAAAAGTATAATTGGCTGGTGGACACTCTTAGTTTTGTGATAATTTGCTGGAAGACACCGCATtaattaaaataatatttttgagCCGAACATGATAGAGATACAGTGTGAAATGGTCATTTTTGCCCCCTGACTTCACCGATtagccccttcttcctcctctcccttctgCGATCTCTTGCACCTAGACTCGACCAACCGTCGTGGCCCCTGGACTCGTGGCAAGCCGCGCTGCGCCAAGGCTCGACGACACGCGGTGGCTTGCATCAGGCATGAGGTCAGCAAGAGCGGAGCACTAAATCGAGCTAGATAAGTAGAAATTGAGGTCGTCCcaagttggattaagctcatcCACTCACGAATCTAAAACTCCTAATCTTGTACGGAGTCTTCCCTTCActtctttcctcttcctcctcccgttcTTCCTGCAGGCCCCGCGGTACCCCTGCGTCCGCACCCGCGGCGTTGCTATCTGCCATTGGAGCTCCTCCGGGCGAAGCTTAGGCCAGAGGCAGCGCACACCGCTTGGGGCAAGATGGCTGCAAGGAAGAGCAGGCGCACGTGGCCACCGGAGCTTCTTTGAGTGGGGTGGAGCTGGGACTGTGGGGCGGCGTAGGTGGAGGTGCTGTGGACGCAAGATGGATGGGATATGGGGAGTTGCTCAAGCCGGCGGATAGCACAGCAGCGGCCAGCGGGCCTTGGAGAAATtggagggggaggaagaagaaaggtctGACCAGTAGGATCAGGGGTAAAAATGAACATTCCCTCTATTTCTCTCCTATTCAGtccaaaaatattattttaattaATGCGGTGTCTTCCAGCAAATTATCACAAAACTAAAGTGTCACTAGCTAATTATACTTTTTTCGGTGTCCATCAGCAAATCGACGTCACTTTGCATGGCCCACAGCAAattttgcttttcttttatAGAGAAATATGCCTCTTGAAAGACATTTAAAGATATATTTACAATGCTTGGTGCAACAACCGGATGCACTATTAACTTGTGTTAATGATCATAtgctctaattttttttttactatttttgAATTCCATCTTTCTGCCCACTGTACCACCGCTATGACACTGATCTCCTACCAGGCCGCTATATACTAGCATTACTATTTATTACCTTGGCACTATTTTGTGTCAAAATTTACATCAAGCGTTCATAGGCTCTACTCTCCTAGTACTATATATAATCACTAAATTAAAACTATGTAGGATAAAAGCAAGGCTGAACTTTAGAGTTGATGACGAATCAGAGGACATGTGTGGTCCAAACATGAAGCATGCGTCAAGGTGAAGGAAAGTCATGAAAGCGTTGGAACCGTCAATAGTTACGCTCCATGTTGCCGTGGCAAGGTTATTGCTATTTCTTCCGAACCCATCAAGCAAGTGGTGACCACACGATCGGGTGAGGTCTTACCCACGGAGACAATTAGTCCAATGCATGTGGAACacccaccattcagtgtgaagtAATATGTGTTGATGGTTGATGACTCTCTCAAGGAACTACTGGCATACATTTGcaccttattttttttttgcatagtcaCAAGCTTAAATTCATGCCATGCACAATTCCATTATGCTATATATTTTCATTTGTGTACATATTTCATATGTCACTTCCTTAAGTCATGTACATTGCAACTTCAAACTGGATAGCGAAGGGGAAAATTTTGAACTTAACTCGTTCGACTCATGAGCTACTGAACTCAATTAACTCACATAACATTGCTTGAACACTTTAACTTTGTACCAACCCAAAAAATCAATACTAGACTTTAGATAAAGTTGAATTTTGAACACACTCAATTTTGCTTTTTACATTTGaatatttcaaattttgaactaaaaatatcAATTAGTTTTCATCTCAAGCCATTAATCAGGATTTCATACAAGTATAATATAGGAATGTGTATTTCCACTTTGGACCACAGATAAAATACACCCTTCTCAAGCTTGGGGTGTTTGCAAGCAGCACAGCAGTGCTTTGTTGGTGCGCATCAAATCCTCTAGTAGTACTCGCTGTTTTTTGCTTCACAACAGGTGATGCCTATAAATTTGCTTTTACGATTTTCATTAAGTTGCTGTTCTTCCTAGCATACCATAAGGCTATCAATATTCACCAACATGGCAACACCACTCTTCTTTTTTTATCGCCATTACCCCTTATAAATTCTACTGACAATGTGGTCCTTGATTTTAGGTCTCTCCTTTATTGAGAAATAGACTATATATTCATAGTGTTTTTGCTATGCTAATATATGAAAGGAATGGTGTTAATTGCAACATAATATTATAGTTAATTCATATTTAACCCAGCCAATGACCGAAAAGGTTCCATTAGATTGATCTTGGGGATTTATTAGTTCCGTGTATTTGTTTACCTACGAGGGAATGGCCATTCACACTTAACTTTATGTGAGCCTACACATACGGACTTGTGCATGCCTTACTCTAATTAGCACTCAAAAACTAACGGTAAAGCTATTCGGCTGcccttttcagccggcttatcagccgcGCTGCAGCTTATTCTCTCACAGAACACTATTGAATCAGCAGCAAAAAAATCACAGCCGAACACATGTCACCAACCAACAACTCGGATAAACTCTTAAGTCTCTTACAAAGAGAGACTCATCCATGCATGAAAGAAATCAGCGCTCGTATAGCAAAAAAGGAGAGGGTGAATTAGTAGGCAATCTTAAATTCCTTAGCTTGTGGGTTTGGCTTCCACTCCTTGGCACAAAAGATAACTTTACAAAGTTTTATATTGGAAAAAATATTAACTGTTGAAAGTGTTTTTACCTTAGCAGTTAGCAAATTGCAGTGCTACCCAGCATAACAGATAATCTTACACACGTTGACTCGCTCATTAAAATTAAATCAAGCTTTGAAGGTTTTGTTCGGGCGCCTAACATGATGAACAAAGCTACTGGCAAAAGCAAAGCAGTATGTAATGTTATTTAAGGACGAGCGTTTTTAGCCTCAATACAGAAGGCACATAACAGCATGACAAAAGCTACATTGAAAACCTATATGTTAGGCCTTCACATAGGCCATCCAAAATCAGGCCACCCAGGTGCCACCAAAATACATGGAAGCAGTTCAACACAAGTACACAACAAATAAAGAAATCAATAATTCAATGTTGCTTCTCTAAACTAAGGATTCTATGTACAACCATGTCGAACAGGAACCGAGGAACATCCTATTTGTCATTACCTAgacaagcaaacaaagaaatATAAGAATCGTAGCCAGGCTTATCTCAGAAACTGGCGCAAATTGCACTCTTCCACAACGAACAAGACCAAGTTCAGAGAAGCTGCTGCCGGAGCTGTTGGTTCTCCCGTCTTAATTGTTGCACTTCCTTTGTCAGGCCTTCCACCTTCTCCAAGACCAAGTTCAGCACGCCGGACATTTCCATCTGTAGGTATCAGCAAGATCCATTatgtgaaaaagaaaaaaggaattaAGCCAAAAGTTACAGAAAAGATTGAGCACAAAGTAGCCTACAAACATATTAAAATGCTAGGTATGGGTTCAGAACTTTGGACAAGGTATTAAACGAGGTATATTTAACAAATGTGCATGCTCATCTAGTAACGACAATTATGATTGAGTGAAAGGAATTCAAGCGCAAAAGAATAGAAAGGTGCcctatttttttcaaaataaaagaaatcaaAAGTACAATAATTTATTACATAGGTACATATGCAGATATGCCTAGGAGCAAAACAGTAGGTACAGGTAGATAAGAGGATTAAGGGCTCAATTAGTCTATTGTATTTGCTTTCAGTTTTTCCCAGGGTGTGGAAATAAAAAGAGTACCTTGGATAGGAAAAATAAAGGCAGTGAAAGAAAAACCTGGGGTTTTTATCGACCGACTGCAAATATAGAAGAACCAAATGCAATCATGGACACAGACACACATAGAATTGTGAAAATAAACATTTTAATGTATGcatgacaacaacaacacaaTGTAGTTTACTTAATCATCATTTTCATCGTATTTTCAGCAATAAAGCAAGACAGCTCATCAATAAAATTGTAGTTCATTTTCATCATAAAGAAAGCAACATTTCTGACAAAATGTTACATGAAGGACATGTATTCTACTAGGCTACTGTAGCATCCTCAGCATCGAGAGACCACACTTTCCTACAGATGAGGCAGGATGTCGCTGTAGGAGTTTAGAGTCTACCTGGTGATATGGGCCTAGCTTTATAAGCCCGCATCAACAGGAACGTGAATAGTTCTGGCCACTAATACATTGTTTTAAAGGAAAGAATGTGGTAAGCATGGCAAAGGAAAGCACGAGGGGTGGAGAGACAAAATCGAGGTGCTATTATCACAGCTCAGCtactataattttatttctgTTGATTTCTTTTAATGAAAAACTGTGGCTCATTTACTCCATAATGATGCTTCATCTGATTGTTAGCAATGCTCATGGGCATGAACTAGAACTAGAGGTAGGAGAGAGCAAGAGCTTGTATGCTGATGGATCAAAGATACCAGCTGAACCATTCTTCACTTTTATATGCAACAAAGAAAGTATATAAGTTTTGTTTGCCTTACTGGCTACAGTGCAAACCATACCCTCCAACAACTACAAGTACTTCTAATGTCACCTACTAGTGCAACTAGCAGCATGGCTGCAGATCCTATCTACTGCCTGGCAAGGCATGAACCCCTCCTAAAGATTAAGTTCCAGGAAAAGAACAGCACAAAGCTTACACCAACACTCATAAATTTGATCTAGGTGAGAACCCACCCCCCACAAGATACAAAACTTATTATGCAGATCTTGCATTGGAACAGGCTATATATGTGTGTTAGTGAGAACAAAATAAAGCTACTAAGCTGGGACTCAAATTTGAATCTATCAAGTACTTGCAGCAGAAAGCAACTCCACTATATAGATCCAGTAATTTTACCTCCTGCATGTGAAACTGTCTTAGAAGTTCAATGTGGAGATTTCTCACATCCTCATGGATGGACTTCTGAACAGACCCAAGAGATTCTTCAAGCATGCGCTGCACATATTGAAGTGAGAAGGAAGAAGCTCCCTGTTGATCAGTTGAAGAACCTGTGTTTGCTGATTGGGGTGGCACTACTCCCTAATAAAATAGAATATAGCCAATTCATTAGTAAAATCATGCAATTAAAGCATTTTAGTCATATCGGTTGCACGAGTAGTAAATTCTTACATTGCTCGCCAGAGGGCTTGCAGATGAAGAAGCAATTGCTGCCTCTTGTCTTGACAAAAGACTACTGAGCAACTCATCTTTTGTTTCTGCTCCCGTTTTCTTTGATTTTGTTGAGCCAAACGCTGAAGCTAATCCATCACTAAAAACAGAGGATGAGCTCATTCTATCAGTATATGTTGTGGGTCTCCACATAGAAGTGGATTGTGCTGCTCCTGGTTGATCGGGATTCAAGGATGACACAGCCTTTGAAACATAGGATGAGGGAAGTGAACTTTGAAGGTTGGGAGAGGATGCATCCAAGGAAGAATTTGCATTGCTTAAGATGCCCTTGTTTTGTAGATTCATTAAAATGTTACTTGTTAGAGAACCCTTTAGTGAGTGGCTGGCAGCTGAAGATGAATCTTGTAAGGCTGTAAATGCCAAGCCACCTGTTGAAAAGGCTGAAGCCCCAAAGCGTGAGATCTGTTGACGTTGAGCTAGCCTATCTGGTAATGCATTTCCAGTTGCTGTCTCTGGTGAAGATATAGACAGTTCACTCTTCCATGATGGCATGGATGTCGTAGTCACAGATGAGATGCTATCCTGTACAACGGAAACATGTATAGCATAAAAAAAGGGGGGGTTAGATGGGTTATCCCTCCGCAATGGGACATATGCCCCCTCAGAAAATAACATAAGTTTTTCATGAAGGACCTGTCTTGAATTTGCAGTAGACCTCCAATCTGAGATTGGATGAGGCTCATCATTGCCTTCCATATACGGAAACTTCCTAGTTGTTGACAATTTCTTTTCTCCTGTTTTATCATCTTTTTTTGTATCATCGCTTCCATGCTCATCCCACCAGTTGCCACTAGATGGTGTGAAAGGCTGGACATCAACAAGTGGTGAAAAGACATCCATATCATCCTTTAGATTATAGTTACTACGAGGAGCCTGTAGCTTTGATAATGGTCCTCCAGATAATGAGCGAGTTCTATATGGAGTTTCGTCCATGGTAGAAGTGTTTGCTGTCAAAGAAGACCGAAGACCTGTAGTCACTACTCCAGAAGAAAAACTTGTGGGTGTTGCCGATGGCAAGGGATCTGGCATGAGAACAGACTCTTCACTAGTTCCCCCCAGAAGAGCAACTTCAGAAGAACTGTTCTCGTTAACAATAACAGGCTTCGACCGTTGCCAACATAAACCAATCACAGCCTGAAATTTCATATTCAAAGATGTTAAAAGAAAACTTGAAAGAGTAGAGTGTATACATAAGAATTTTGTGAAGCAGTTACATGTCAAAGCCATCAGTTCATTTTAAACAATTTTTACTTAAAAAGGTTAGCTAATACTTATCAGGTTGGCAAGACAACGATTCAGCAAAAAATGTACTTCCAAACAAGCTGCATATGTGCAAGCTGGCATACCTTATTTTTAAATTCGTTAACCTCCATAATATAACTACAAGCATACAGTATTCTGCAAGATTAAACCTATTTTACATTATATGTTTCAAATACCATAGAATAGTTGAAAAACAACATTTGAGGAAATACtaagttgttttggcttttctagctagacataacatatatcgtacctagaaaagccaaaacgacttacaatttggaacggagggagtaggaagGAAGACTGAATTGCCCATATTAAGTAGCATATGAGATTTGCCAAAACAATATAACTCCATGTCCCTAAACTAAATACAATTATAAGAGATTGCTGTTTTGGGAAGCATACAAAACTACAAAAGTAATACCAAAAGGTGAAAAGCCTTCATATCATAACGAGAAAAGAAAAGACTTCTATCAGTCAGTCAGCTAAATATAGAAGTTCCTATCATACTTGAACTACATTTGCAAACACATGTGCTCGATTAATATAAAATAACAGTATTAATTGCCATATAACTTCTATACAGGTAGAAGTGCTATACCATTATGTGTACAAGTCCAATATACAAACTACCACTGGAAACAACATTATCTATAAGTTAACAATAATTTGCACATGCCAACGAGTGAAAAGATAATTGTGGTTTACAGGCTTCTCACCTCAGAGCTATTATACGCACGAAGAATGGTCAATGGCTGAGGTTTTCCCCGAACATCATAGAATACCACACGTCCACTATTTGTGCCTGCTGCTAATATAGTACCGTCATCATTATATGCCAATGAGGAGAATGGGGCCTCGTGAGGAATAGTGTGTGTCGGTCTTCTTGACCCTGAATCTAGTGTGTATAACTTCTTGTCCAGGCCAACTGTAGCAATTATCTACCAGCACAAAAAAATAAACATCAATTCCGGGACATTATtcattcagaattcagaaatgaAACCCCAGttatatttacaagtacaaaaCCTTATCACTGGATGGCGAGATACAAACACCACTTGTGGGTGCAGAATGTTGCTTCAGCCATGACATCTGCATAACAGGGACTTGGACTAATCAATTCCAGAATATTCCATCAAGTACCAAGCCGAATGAAGCCGACAAGCAGATTAAGTCACCAGAAATAGCAAATACCATGCAGTCACTTATTTTAACATTTCATCTAACAAACAACGATAACCAGGGCTTATACGAATGGATTAAATGTTGACCTAAGTTTTCTAAATTCAAACTACCAGAGACAACATAATGAAGAATATTAATACCCAACTGTCTAATACCCACCAGCAACTTAAAAGAATAGTAATCACTGCTACATAAAGGAAAATTCAAGACAACTGCTGCATCTGCACGTATTTTATGGTACCTTAAATCACATCttaaaaataaatgaaacaaGAAAATCTGAATTTAATCCTCAAAAAATGAAGAGTCCTGTGGTGAAAAACAATATAGCCATCAGTGATGGCAGAAAGCTAGTTGGCCAGCCGGCTTAAGAGGTTAAAAGTGGCGCTCAGAGGAGAGCAAGGCAGAAGGAACAGAAGGCAGGGGAGGGAGAGGCTGAAGAGTGAGCAGCAATTGGAACTCAGAATGTGGCTTGGGCAGTTGGGCTTAGGGTTATCCAACATTTGGGAAACCAATCACTCATCTCCTCAACCCACTAGACTAATAAAGCCTAAGCGCAAAACATCATGGCCAAGCTATGGCTAGATCCCTGTTTGTCTTACTCCATTCAGCGACTTTCCAAATTTGACCTGCATGTACAGCTAGCTGCCAAGGTGCCCTACAGTCCTACAGAGCCTGCTTAGCAACCTTTTAGAACACCAGGAGCTAACATAGCTTCCATATTGGCATCACAAGAGGCCATACTGCAAGGCAATAGTATGATGATTTGCACAAGTAAAATGATTATATGATATATATTGATAAAATTACTGTCTATTTTCAGGAAACAT contains:
- the LOC101753705 gene encoding protein NEDD1, with protein sequence MGFVDPAAPLLVTCGGDTVKLFDVTVESGDPCVLAYTPSPGNPVNAVKWNHTNLIVASAGDDKKISLWHKKGHNVGQLPTSSIDRGDDIEECIYSISFSNKGSRYLCSGGSGHIVRIWDLQRKRCIKWLSGHTDTITGVMYNCKDEHLASISMKGDLILHNLASGARAAELSDPNGQVLRVLDYSRNSRHLLVTAGDDGSVHLWDATAKAPKMSWLKQHSAPTSGVCISPSSDKIIATVGLDKKLYTLDSGSRRPTHTIPHEAPFSSLAYNDDGTILAAGTNSGRVVFYDVRGKPQPLTILRAYNSSEAVIGLCWQRSKPVIVNENSSSEVALLGGTSEESVLMPDPLPSATPTSFSSGVVTTGLRSSLTANTSTMDETPYRTRSLSGGPLSKLQAPRSNYNLKDDMDVFSPLVDVQPFTPSSGNWWDEHGSDDTKKDDKTGEKKLSTTRKFPYMEGNDEPHPISDWRSTANSRQDSISSVTTTSMPSWKSELSISSPETATGNALPDRLAQRQQISRFGASAFSTGGLAFTALQDSSSAASHSLKGSLTSNILMNLQNKGILSNANSSLDASSPNLQSSLPSSYVSKAVSSLNPDQPGAAQSTSMWRPTTYTDRMSSSSVFSDGLASAFGSTKSKKTGAETKDELLSSLLSRQEAAIASSSASPLASNGVVPPQSANTGSSTDQQGASSFSLQYVQRMLEESLGSVQKSIHEDVRNLHIELLRQFHMQEMEMSGVLNLVLEKVEGLTKEVQQLRRENQQLRQQLL